A single window of Modestobacter italicus DNA harbors:
- a CDS encoding LysR family transcriptional regulator, which translates to MVETRELRYFVAVAEELHFGRAAQRLGIAQPPLSRAISQLERRVGVALLERTSRSVTLTAAGEVLLHEGRAALDAVAAAEHRARRAGQATAGAAGVVLAAKAGASSELLAKLLDAYASEPGSVPVEVVLSGPGEQAGLLRDGRADVAVLHHPFDDTAGFDTEALATEGQVAVLPAGHPLSTRAELRLADLADVPDLPQPRWPRPDGTYADGPGPQVQSQTQLLQLVALGRTVLVVPDSARSQLHDGLVAVPVVDAPEVTTVIAWPAHSRSRAVADLVRTALRR; encoded by the coding sequence GTGGTGGAGACCCGCGAGCTGCGCTACTTCGTCGCCGTCGCCGAGGAGCTGCACTTCGGCCGGGCGGCGCAGCGGCTGGGCATCGCCCAACCGCCGCTGTCCCGGGCGATCAGCCAGCTCGAGCGCCGGGTGGGCGTCGCGCTGCTCGAGCGCACCTCCCGGTCGGTGACGCTCACCGCGGCCGGCGAGGTCCTGCTGCACGAGGGCCGCGCGGCGCTGGACGCGGTGGCCGCGGCCGAGCACCGGGCGCGGCGCGCGGGGCAGGCCACGGCGGGGGCGGCCGGCGTCGTCCTGGCCGCCAAGGCCGGTGCCTCCAGCGAGCTGCTGGCCAAGCTGCTGGACGCCTACGCCTCTGAGCCCGGGTCCGTCCCGGTCGAGGTGGTGCTCTCCGGGCCCGGGGAGCAGGCCGGCCTGCTGCGCGACGGCCGCGCCGACGTCGCCGTCCTGCACCACCCGTTCGACGACACCGCGGGCTTCGACACCGAGGCGCTGGCCACCGAGGGCCAGGTCGCCGTGCTGCCGGCCGGGCACCCGCTCAGCACCCGGGCGGAGCTCCGGCTGGCCGACCTGGCCGACGTGCCCGACCTGCCGCAGCCGCGGTGGCCCCGCCCCGACGGCACCTACGCCGACGGCCCGGGTCCGCAGGTGCAGAGCCAGACGCAGCTGCTGCAGCTGGTCGCGCTCGGCCGGACCGTGCTGGTCGTGCCGGACTCCGCCCGGTCCCAGCTGCACGACGGCCTGGTCGCCGTGCCGGTGGTGGACGCACCCGAGGTCACCACCGTCATCGCCTGGCCGGCGCACAGCCGGTCCCGGGCCGTCGCCGACCTCGTCCGCACCGCACTCCGCCGCTGA
- a CDS encoding SDR family oxidoreductase, producing the protein MREKRTALVTGANKGIGYEIAAGLGALGWSVGVGARDEARREAAVARLQEAGVDAFGVPLDVTDDGSVTAAARLLEERGGGLDALVNNAGITGGGPQQPSTVDPAVIRAVVETNVIGVVRVTNAVLPLLRRSASPRIVNVSSTVGSLTRQSGPGGEAAVGPVAAAYSPSKTFLNAVTLQYVRELAGTGILVNCACPGYVATDLNGFRGVRTPEQGAATAIRLATLPDGGPTGGFFEDAGVVPW; encoded by the coding sequence ATGAGGGAGAAGAGGACGGCCCTGGTCACCGGGGCGAACAAGGGCATCGGCTACGAGATCGCGGCAGGGCTGGGCGCGCTGGGCTGGAGCGTCGGGGTCGGCGCGCGCGACGAGGCGCGGCGGGAGGCGGCGGTGGCCCGGCTGCAGGAGGCGGGGGTCGACGCGTTCGGCGTCCCGCTGGACGTCACCGACGACGGGAGCGTCACCGCGGCGGCCCGGCTGCTCGAGGAGCGCGGCGGCGGGCTGGACGCCCTGGTCAACAACGCCGGCATCACCGGCGGCGGGCCGCAGCAGCCGAGCACCGTCGACCCGGCGGTCATCCGGGCGGTCGTGGAGACCAACGTCATCGGCGTCGTCCGGGTGACCAACGCGGTGCTGCCGCTGCTGCGCCGCTCGGCGTCGCCGCGGATCGTGAACGTGTCCAGCACCGTGGGGTCGCTGACCCGGCAGTCCGGCCCGGGCGGGGAGGCCGCCGTGGGTCCGGTGGCCGCGGCCTACTCGCCGTCGAAGACGTTCCTGAACGCGGTCACGCTGCAGTACGTCCGGGAGCTGGCCGGCACCGGGATCCTGGTCAACTGCGCGTGCCCGGGCTACGTCGCCACCGACCTCAACGGCTTCCGCGGCGTGCGCACCCCGGAGCAGGGGGCCGCGACCGCCATCCGGCTGGCGACCCTGCCCGACGGCGGGCCCACCGGCGGGTTCTTCGAGGACGCCGGCGTCGTCCCCTGGTGA
- a CDS encoding beta-1,6-N-acetylglucosaminyltransferase, producing the protein MTPLAAIVLAHADPTHVRRLIEALPDVPVFLHVDAKTADTVAEDMVRGASSQVTLCPRLPTSLASWSLVAAELVGLRTALRSTSAEHIAVLSGSDYPLVSAPRLVAELSAWAGSSWMWNQPLPYAPWGTPRHPDGGRWRVEHRFLTRRDRVVYLRDVPLRWPVRREVPAGLELRASAQWKIYARHHAELVLQIVDRHPEMVRFWRSTLVPEESFTTSVLASPTFAGSDALPPCAAHAWYMQWPEGRSDHPEWLTDDAFPALARVVAAPPAEPAEAVGTVAEKPLQRRRLFARKFSSTRSSRLLGRVDAELRTATP; encoded by the coding sequence ATGACACCGCTGGCGGCCATCGTCCTGGCGCATGCTGACCCGACGCACGTACGCCGGCTGATCGAGGCGCTCCCCGATGTGCCGGTCTTCCTCCACGTGGACGCCAAGACTGCGGACACCGTGGCAGAGGACATGGTCCGGGGTGCCTCGTCCCAGGTGACGCTCTGCCCCCGGTTGCCCACGAGCCTCGCCAGCTGGTCCCTGGTGGCCGCCGAGCTGGTCGGGTTGCGGACGGCGCTGCGCAGCACGTCGGCGGAGCACATCGCCGTGCTGTCCGGGTCCGACTACCCGCTCGTCTCCGCTCCGCGGTTGGTGGCCGAGCTGTCCGCCTGGGCCGGGTCGAGTTGGATGTGGAACCAGCCCCTCCCGTACGCCCCGTGGGGCACACCCCGGCACCCGGACGGCGGGCGGTGGCGCGTCGAGCACCGCTTCCTGACCCGGAGAGACCGGGTCGTCTACCTGCGAGACGTGCCGTTGCGTTGGCCGGTTCGCCGCGAGGTGCCTGCAGGCCTGGAGCTGCGCGCCTCGGCACAGTGGAAGATCTATGCCCGGCACCATGCCGAGTTGGTACTGCAGATCGTCGACCGCCACCCGGAGATGGTCCGGTTCTGGCGCTCCACCCTCGTGCCGGAGGAGAGCTTCACCACCTCCGTGCTCGCCAGCCCGACGTTCGCCGGCTCGGACGCGCTGCCCCCGTGCGCCGCGCACGCCTGGTACATGCAATGGCCGGAGGGGCGCTCGGACCATCCGGAGTGGCTGACGGACGACGCCTTCCCGGCGCTGGCCCGCGTGGTCGCCGCGCCCCCGGCGGAACCTGCGGAGGCCGTGGGCACCGTGGCCGAGAAGCCGCTGCAGCGACGCCGGTTGTTCGCCCGCAAGTTCTCGTCCACCCGCAGCTCACGCCTGCTGGGCCGGGTCGACGCCGAGCTGCGGACGGCAACGCCGTGA
- a CDS encoding UDP-glucuronic acid decarboxylase family protein, which yields MAVHGAVRDIERAVVTGGAGFLGSHLCEQLLDRGVEVVCLDNFLTGSPENVLHLMEHPGFRLVRCDVTDYVHVPGPVDLVLHFASPASPLDYLKMPIETLKVGSLGTLHTLGLAKEKGARYLLASTSEVYGDPLEHPQREEYWGNVNPVGPRGVYDEAKRFSEALTTAYRTSQGTDTAIVRIFNTYGPRMRPNDGRAIPAFVGQALAGEPLTVAGDGSQTRSICYVDDTVRGILALAFSTETGPMNIGNPDELSMLELARWIVELTGSSSEIGFIDLPVDDPKVRRPDTTAAERALGWRPTVTSEEGLARTVAWFAAQREAAAPRAS from the coding sequence ATGGCGGTGCACGGTGCGGTGCGGGACATCGAGCGGGCGGTGGTGACCGGCGGGGCCGGCTTCCTGGGCTCCCACCTCTGCGAGCAGCTGCTCGACCGCGGCGTCGAGGTCGTCTGCCTGGACAACTTCCTCACCGGCTCGCCGGAGAACGTGCTGCACCTGATGGAGCACCCAGGGTTCCGGCTGGTCCGCTGCGACGTCACCGACTACGTGCACGTGCCCGGCCCGGTCGACCTGGTGCTGCACTTCGCCTCCCCGGCCAGCCCGCTGGACTACCTCAAGATGCCGATCGAGACCCTCAAGGTCGGCAGCCTGGGCACGCTGCACACCCTGGGCCTGGCCAAGGAGAAGGGCGCCCGCTACCTGCTCGCCTCGACCTCGGAGGTCTACGGCGACCCGCTGGAGCACCCGCAGCGCGAGGAGTACTGGGGCAACGTCAACCCGGTCGGCCCGCGCGGGGTCTACGACGAGGCCAAGCGGTTCAGCGAGGCGCTGACCACCGCGTACCGCACCTCGCAGGGCACCGACACCGCCATCGTGCGGATCTTCAACACCTACGGGCCGCGGATGCGCCCGAACGACGGCCGGGCCATCCCCGCCTTCGTCGGCCAGGCGCTCGCCGGCGAGCCGCTGACCGTCGCCGGCGACGGCTCGCAGACCCGCTCGATCTGCTACGTCGACGACACCGTGCGCGGCATCCTCGCGCTGGCCTTCTCCACCGAGACCGGCCCGATGAACATCGGCAACCCCGACGAGCTGTCCATGCTCGAGCTCGCCCGGTGGATCGTCGAGCTGACCGGCTCGTCGTCCGAGATCGGCTTCATCGACCTGCCGGTCGACGACCCCAAGGTGCGCCGCCCTGACACCACCGCCGCCGAGCGCGCGCTGGGCTGGCGCCCGACGGTGACCTCCGAGGAGGGGCTGGCCCGCACGGTCGCCTGGTTCGCCGCCCAGCGTGAGGCAGCAGCCCCCCGCGCCAGCTAG
- a CDS encoding VWA domain-containing protein, protein MGRHASTPSRSGIAGRPALLGGLAVLLVAAIGLGVVWWRSGDDGTADAATCSDRQTVRVTVAPEVGPLVERLLADPAPLGGGACAVAEVTAEEPLQTLASVGALEPDALPQVWVPDSSLWAARADGADLEAAGSLASSPLVLATSRAAADQLGWTSTPPTWGQALGTGRPLAVPDLAASAEGLSALAAVRQSLGGGEDADNAVVAAVLAAGRGEVPSPADALTAGTQGGADAPLVPVSEQEVLTANTAAGSDQLVAVYPSDGSPALDYPVLQVGAAAATEPEAVDAVVAALTAASAGPQVRAAGFRDPEGGAPDGAGPDTGVQEAAPASLELDPAALQDLLGRLSSLATPSRLLTVIDVSTSMSAPAGDGTRATLARDATKSALTLLPDSYSGGVWVFASRLDGDRDYEELAPLRQFGADVDGQTQRELIDAQFDSLPSRLSPGGTGLYDTTLAAVRAAQEAYDPASVNSVVLITDGENDDDTGIGLDELLSTLRAEADPARPVKVIGIALGPDADQDALQQIADATTGAAYAALDPEDLQGVLFDAIRRRG, encoded by the coding sequence ATGGGGCGGCACGCCTCCACACCGTCCCGGTCCGGGATCGCCGGCCGCCCCGCGCTGCTCGGCGGCCTGGCCGTCCTGCTGGTCGCGGCCATCGGCCTGGGCGTGGTCTGGTGGCGGTCCGGGGACGACGGCACCGCCGATGCGGCCACCTGCAGCGACCGGCAGACCGTGCGGGTCACCGTCGCGCCCGAGGTCGGCCCGCTGGTGGAGCGGCTGCTGGCCGACCCGGCGCCGCTCGGCGGTGGCGCCTGCGCCGTCGCCGAGGTGACCGCGGAGGAGCCGCTGCAGACGCTGGCGTCGGTCGGGGCGCTGGAGCCCGACGCGCTGCCGCAGGTGTGGGTGCCCGACTCCTCGCTGTGGGCCGCCCGCGCCGACGGCGCCGACCTCGAGGCCGCCGGCTCGCTGGCCTCCTCGCCGCTGGTGCTGGCCACCAGCCGGGCCGCGGCCGACCAGCTGGGCTGGACCAGCACGCCGCCCACCTGGGGCCAGGCGCTGGGCACCGGCCGCCCGCTCGCCGTCCCGGACCTGGCCGCGAGCGCCGAGGGCCTGTCCGCGCTGGCCGCCGTCCGCCAGTCGCTGGGCGGCGGCGAGGACGCCGACAACGCCGTCGTGGCCGCGGTGCTCGCCGCCGGGCGCGGGGAGGTCCCCTCCCCCGCCGACGCGCTGACCGCCGGGACGCAGGGCGGCGCCGACGCGCCGCTGGTGCCGGTGAGCGAGCAGGAGGTGCTGACCGCCAACACCGCGGCCGGCTCGGACCAGCTGGTCGCCGTCTACCCCAGCGACGGCTCGCCCGCCTTGGACTACCCGGTGCTGCAGGTCGGGGCGGCCGCGGCGACCGAGCCCGAGGCGGTGGACGCCGTCGTCGCGGCCCTGACCGCCGCATCGGCCGGTCCGCAGGTGCGCGCCGCGGGCTTCCGCGACCCGGAGGGCGGCGCCCCGGACGGCGCCGGGCCGGACACCGGGGTGCAGGAGGCGGCGCCCGCGTCGCTGGAGCTGGACCCCGCCGCGCTGCAGGACCTGCTCGGGCGGCTGTCCAGCCTGGCCACGCCGTCCCGGCTTTTGACCGTCATCGACGTCTCCACCTCGATGAGCGCCCCGGCCGGTGACGGCACCCGGGCCACCCTGGCGCGGGACGCGACCAAGAGCGCCCTGACCCTGCTGCCGGACTCCTACTCCGGCGGCGTGTGGGTGTTCGCCTCCCGGCTCGACGGCGACCGCGACTACGAGGAGCTGGCCCCGCTGCGCCAGTTCGGCGCCGACGTCGACGGCCAGACTCAGCGCGAGCTGATCGACGCGCAGTTCGACAGCCTGCCCAGCCGGCTCTCCCCGGGCGGCACCGGGCTGTACGACACCACGCTGGCCGCGGTCCGCGCCGCCCAGGAGGCCTACGACCCGGCGTCGGTGAACAGCGTCGTCCTCATCACCGACGGCGAGAACGACGACGACACCGGCATCGGCCTCGACGAGCTGCTGAGCACGCTGCGGGCCGAGGCCGACCCGGCCCGGCCGGTGAAGGTCATCGGGATCGCGCTCGGCCCGGACGCCGACCAGGACGCACTGCAGCAGATCGCCGACGCCACCACCGGCGCCGCCTACGCCGCGCTCGACCCGGAGGACCTGCAGGGCGTCCTCTTCGACGCCATCCGCCGCCGGGGCTGA
- a CDS encoding ABC transporter substrate-binding protein gives MPRSSRRLVTVLAAATVASTLAACGGSSDDGGDGGGGGDTAANEASDIGITENSIKLGAHFPLTGVAAPGYSEIPTGATAYYDYVNKNGGVNGRSIEYVYRDDAYNPTNTSQVVNQLVLEDEVFAIVGGLGTPTHSAVLDFLNSEGVPDLFVSSGSLLWGEDPETNPYTFGWQTDYESEGKIIGQYIADEFPDAKVGLFLQDDDFGEDGEKGIREYIDDQVVAAERYTPGNTNVGPQIAALQAAGADFVVGFNVPSYTALSQLTALQLGYDPQWFYSNVGSDPALVGSLLNNFSQGKVTDASVLDGTLTTDYLPTVDEPDNPWVQLFQQVWDESGQEGELTNYRIYGMAQAYTTVQALQAAGQNPTRDGLVDAIQQAGGDWEGPVLAPFRYSEDSHMGTSGMSISRITGTSTEEVRPVQQTDIGDADITEFDGDASTPPANGIPDEESVE, from the coding sequence TTGCCCAGATCCTCCCGGCGTCTCGTGACCGTCCTGGCCGCAGCCACCGTCGCCTCCACCCTCGCCGCCTGCGGCGGGAGCAGCGACGACGGCGGCGACGGGGGCGGCGGCGGGGACACCGCCGCCAACGAGGCCTCCGACATCGGCATCACCGAGAACTCCATCAAGCTCGGCGCGCACTTCCCGCTGACTGGCGTGGCCGCGCCCGGCTACAGCGAGATCCCGACCGGCGCCACCGCCTACTACGACTACGTCAACAAGAACGGCGGGGTGAACGGCCGGTCGATCGAGTACGTCTACCGCGACGACGCCTACAACCCGACGAACACCAGCCAGGTCGTCAACCAGCTGGTGCTCGAGGACGAGGTCTTCGCCATCGTCGGCGGCCTCGGCACGCCGACGCACAGCGCCGTGCTGGACTTCCTCAACAGCGAGGGCGTGCCCGACCTGTTCGTCTCCTCCGGCTCGCTGCTGTGGGGCGAGGACCCGGAGACGAACCCGTACACCTTCGGCTGGCAGACCGACTACGAGAGCGAAGGGAAGATCATCGGGCAGTACATCGCCGACGAGTTCCCCGACGCCAAGGTCGGGCTCTTCCTCCAGGACGACGACTTCGGCGAGGACGGCGAGAAGGGCATCCGCGAGTACATCGACGACCAGGTCGTCGCCGCGGAGCGCTACACCCCCGGCAACACCAACGTCGGCCCGCAGATCGCCGCGCTGCAGGCCGCCGGAGCGGACTTCGTCGTCGGCTTCAACGTGCCCAGCTACACGGCGCTGTCGCAGCTCACGGCACTGCAGCTGGGGTACGACCCGCAGTGGTTCTACTCCAACGTGGGGTCCGACCCGGCGCTGGTGGGCTCGCTGCTCAACAACTTCTCGCAGGGCAAGGTGACCGACGCCAGCGTGCTCGACGGCACGCTGACCACCGACTACCTGCCGACGGTCGACGAGCCGGACAACCCGTGGGTGCAGCTGTTCCAGCAGGTGTGGGACGAGTCCGGCCAGGAGGGCGAGCTGACCAACTACCGCATCTACGGCATGGCGCAGGCCTACACCACCGTGCAGGCGCTCCAGGCGGCCGGGCAGAACCCGACCCGCGACGGCCTGGTCGACGCCATCCAGCAGGCGGGCGGCGACTGGGAGGGTCCGGTCCTCGCGCCGTTCCGCTACTCCGAGGACAGCCACATGGGCACCAGCGGGATGTCCATCAGCCGCATCACCGGGACCAGCACGGAGGAGGTCCGGCCGGTGCAGCAGACCGACATCGGTGACGCCGACATCACCGAGTTCGACGGCGACGCCAGCACCCCGCCGGCCAACGGCATCCCGGACGAGGAGTCCGTCGAGTAG
- a CDS encoding D-sedoheptulose-7-phosphate isomerase, which translates to MSTVPFRAAEVVSPDSCTHLTGHDHITSLSVALRSLTDQVDTLDRWGRLLADVLTSDSRGRLLAAGNGGSAAQAQHLTAELVGRYRADRPPFSAICLTAETSSLTAIANDYPADELFARQVEAHGRPGDVLVLLSTSGRSPNAVAAARRARDCGITVLAMTGPAPNPLAAVAHDTVAVDSPWTATVQECHLVALHLLCAAFDAAVLAEPSRVATANHVQVVE; encoded by the coding sequence TTGAGCACCGTCCCGTTCCGCGCCGCCGAGGTGGTCTCCCCGGACTCCTGCACGCACCTCACCGGACACGACCACATCACCTCGCTGAGCGTCGCCCTGCGCAGCCTGACCGACCAGGTCGACACCCTCGACCGCTGGGGCCGGCTGCTGGCCGACGTGCTGACCAGCGACTCCCGAGGCCGGCTGCTGGCGGCGGGCAACGGCGGCAGCGCCGCCCAGGCCCAGCACCTCACCGCCGAGCTGGTCGGCCGCTACCGCGCCGACCGGCCGCCGTTCTCGGCGATCTGCCTCACCGCGGAGACCTCCTCGCTGACCGCGATCGCCAACGACTACCCGGCCGACGAGCTGTTCGCCCGCCAGGTCGAGGCGCACGGCCGGCCGGGCGACGTCCTGGTGCTGCTGTCCACCTCCGGCCGCTCGCCGAACGCGGTCGCCGCCGCCCGCCGGGCCCGCGACTGCGGCATCACCGTGCTGGCGATGACCGGCCCGGCGCCCAACCCGCTGGCCGCTGTCGCCCACGACACGGTCGCCGTCGACTCGCCGTGGACGGCGACCGTGCAGGAGTGCCACCTGGTCGCGCTGCACCTGCTGTGCGCCGCGTTCGACGCCGCGGTGCTCGCCGAGCCCTCCCGGGTCGCGACCGCCAACCACGTGCAGGTCGTCGAGTGA
- the rfaE2 gene encoding D-glycero-beta-D-manno-heptose 1-phosphate adenylyltransferase, whose protein sequence is MIVVVGDALLDVDLVGSASRLTPDAPVPVVEDVERRERPGGAALAAVIAARSGADVVLVTPLGDDDGARRLRELLAGRVRLIEIPATSPTAVKQRIRVGDHSVARLDSGGSSATFGALPAPAADAIRDAAAVLVADYGRGTTSAADVRAALSAARGPVVWDPHPRGADPVPSTRLVTPNGAEAARVAGADVTGDGLAAVGARAQALIARWGVGAVAVTLGSRGALLSYGEGAPMVVPAVPVTGGDPCGAGDSFAAAVTVALAGGAVTGEAVTSAVAAAGAFVARGGATAWDAVPAAAAPAAPGVDALLERVRAAGGTVVATGGCFDLLHAGHVATLRAARGLGDCLVVCINSDDSVRRLKGPTRPLVTAADRARVLEALEFVDAVVVFDEDTPSAVLEQLRPDVWAKGGDYAGADLPEAAVLQTWGGQAVVLPYLDGHSTTALVERSQV, encoded by the coding sequence GTGATCGTCGTCGTCGGGGACGCGCTGCTCGACGTCGACCTGGTCGGGTCGGCGTCCCGGCTGACCCCGGACGCGCCGGTGCCGGTGGTCGAGGACGTCGAGCGCCGCGAACGCCCCGGCGGGGCCGCGCTGGCCGCCGTCATCGCCGCCCGGTCCGGTGCCGACGTCGTCCTGGTGACCCCGCTCGGCGACGACGACGGCGCCCGGCGGCTGCGGGAGCTGCTGGCCGGCCGGGTCCGGCTCATCGAGATCCCGGCGACGTCGCCGACCGCGGTGAAGCAGCGGATCCGGGTGGGCGACCACTCGGTCGCCCGGCTGGACTCCGGCGGCTCGTCCGCCACCTTCGGGGCGCTGCCGGCACCCGCCGCGGACGCGATCCGGGACGCCGCCGCCGTGCTGGTCGCGGACTACGGCCGGGGGACGACGTCGGCCGCCGACGTCCGCGCCGCGCTGTCCGCCGCCCGCGGTCCGGTGGTCTGGGACCCGCACCCGCGTGGCGCCGACCCGGTGCCCTCGACCCGGCTGGTCACCCCCAACGGCGCCGAGGCCGCCCGGGTGGCCGGTGCCGACGTGACCGGTGACGGGCTGGCCGCCGTCGGCGCGCGGGCGCAGGCGCTCATCGCCCGGTGGGGCGTCGGCGCGGTCGCGGTCACCCTCGGCTCGCGCGGCGCCCTGCTCTCCTACGGCGAGGGCGCGCCGATGGTCGTGCCCGCGGTGCCAGTGACCGGCGGGGACCCGTGCGGTGCCGGTGACTCCTTCGCCGCCGCGGTCACCGTCGCGCTGGCCGGGGGTGCGGTCACCGGCGAGGCGGTCACCTCGGCGGTCGCCGCGGCCGGGGCGTTCGTCGCCCGCGGCGGCGCCACCGCCTGGGACGCCGTCCCCGCCGCTGCGGCCCCGGCTGCGCCGGGCGTCGACGCGCTGCTGGAGCGGGTCCGGGCGGCCGGCGGGACGGTGGTGGCCACCGGCGGCTGCTTCGACCTGCTGCACGCCGGGCACGTCGCCACGCTGCGCGCCGCCCGCGGGCTCGGCGACTGCCTGGTGGTCTGCATCAACTCCGACGACTCGGTCCGCCGGCTCAAGGGACCCACCCGCCCGCTGGTCACCGCCGCCGACCGGGCCCGGGTGCTGGAGGCGCTGGAGTTCGTCGACGCGGTCGTCGTCTTCGACGAGGACACCCCCTCGGCCGTGCTGGAGCAGCTGCGCCCCGACGTGTGGGCCAAGGGCGGCGACTACGCCGGTGCGGACCTCCCCGAGGCCGCGGTGCTGCAGACCTGGGGCGGCCAGGCCGTCGTCCTGCCCTACCTGGACGGCCACTCGACCACCGCCCTGGTCGAGCGCTCCCAGGTCTGA
- a CDS encoding glycosyltransferase family 9 protein: MLRPLGLGDLLTGVPAIRGVRAAVPEHRLVLATTRALAPLAALIDAVDEVLPAVELEPLDWTGPPPELAVDLHGKGPLSHVVVADLQPQRLLTFDSPGYPGPTWYPDEHEVRRWCRLVSEGLDVACDPDALDLAVPDVEPPVRDVAVVHPGAAFPGRRWPAERFAAVAAHLAGAGLDVVVTGGPAERELALAVAAGAGLGEDAVLAGRTTSLELAAVVAAARVVVCGDTGVAHLASAYRRPSVVLFGPVSPALWGPPPRQQHVVLWHGDGTGDPWGTTLDRALAQITVEEVTTALDTLLLG, translated from the coding sequence GTGCTGCGGCCGTTGGGGTTGGGGGACCTGCTCACCGGGGTGCCGGCGATCCGGGGGGTCCGGGCCGCCGTGCCCGAGCACCGGCTGGTGCTGGCCACCACCCGGGCGCTGGCGCCGCTCGCCGCGCTGATCGACGCGGTCGACGAGGTGCTGCCCGCGGTCGAGCTCGAGCCGCTGGACTGGACCGGCCCGCCGCCCGAGCTCGCCGTCGACCTGCACGGCAAGGGGCCGCTGTCGCACGTCGTCGTCGCCGACCTGCAGCCGCAGCGGCTGCTCACCTTCGACAGCCCCGGCTACCCGGGGCCGACCTGGTACCCTGACGAGCACGAGGTCCGGCGCTGGTGCCGGCTGGTCTCCGAGGGCCTGGACGTCGCCTGCGACCCCGACGCGCTCGACCTCGCGGTGCCCGACGTCGAGCCACCCGTGCGGGACGTCGCCGTGGTGCACCCCGGCGCGGCGTTCCCCGGCCGACGCTGGCCGGCCGAGCGGTTCGCCGCTGTCGCGGCGCACCTGGCGGGGGCCGGGCTGGACGTCGTGGTCACCGGTGGCCCGGCGGAGCGGGAGCTCGCGCTCGCCGTCGCGGCCGGCGCCGGGCTGGGGGAGGACGCCGTGCTGGCCGGCCGGACGACGTCGCTGGAGCTGGCCGCCGTCGTCGCCGCCGCCCGGGTCGTGGTCTGCGGGGACACCGGGGTCGCCCACCTGGCCAGCGCCTACCGCCGTCCGTCGGTGGTGCTGTTCGGGCCGGTGTCGCCGGCGCTGTGGGGGCCACCGCCGCGCCAGCAGCACGTCGTCCTCTGGCACGGCGACGGCACCGGCGACCCCTGGGGGACGACGCTCGACCGCGCGCTCGCGCAGATCACCGTCGAGGAGGTCACCACTGCCCTGGACACGTTGCTCTTGGGATGA
- a CDS encoding glycosyltransferase, which yields MRIDLVSEHASPLAAIGGVDAGGQNVHVAALAAGLATRGHEVTVHTRRDAPDLPDRVRTADGYDVAHVTAGPATTLPKDDLLQHMAAFADVLHAEWSVTRPDVVHAHFWMSGLASVQAAAGLGVPVLQTFHALGSVKRRHQGDADTSPEQRIQLERGLCGDVDHVVATCTDEVFELRRLGLSSDRVSIVPCGVDTAEFTPRGPVAARSGRPRLLVLGRLVERKGQEDAVRALVAVPDAELVVVGGPPADQVDHDPEVQRLRGIAEELGVADRLVFAGAVARADVPGWIRSADVVLAVPWYEPFGITPLEAMACGRPVVATAVGGLVDSVADGVTGDLVPPRDPAALGAALASLLADDERRAAYGAAGVRRARTRYRWSRVVADTDAVYRQVLAARAPVLLEESR from the coding sequence ATGAGGATCGACCTGGTGAGCGAGCACGCCTCGCCGCTCGCGGCCATCGGCGGGGTGGACGCCGGCGGGCAGAACGTGCACGTCGCCGCGCTCGCCGCCGGCCTGGCCACCCGCGGCCACGAGGTCACCGTGCACACCCGCCGCGACGCCCCCGACCTGCCCGACCGGGTGCGCACCGCCGACGGCTACGACGTCGCGCACGTGACCGCCGGCCCGGCCACCACGCTGCCCAAGGACGACCTGCTGCAGCACATGGCCGCCTTCGCCGACGTGCTGCACGCCGAGTGGTCGGTCACCCGGCCCGACGTCGTGCACGCGCACTTCTGGATGAGCGGGCTGGCCTCGGTGCAGGCCGCCGCCGGCCTCGGCGTCCCGGTGCTGCAGACCTTCCACGCGCTCGGCTCGGTCAAGCGCCGGCACCAGGGCGACGCCGACACCTCGCCCGAGCAGCGCATCCAGCTCGAGCGCGGGCTGTGCGGCGACGTCGACCACGTCGTGGCCACCTGCACCGACGAGGTGTTCGAGCTGCGCCGGCTGGGCCTGTCCAGCGACCGGGTGTCGATCGTGCCGTGCGGCGTGGACACCGCGGAGTTCACCCCGCGCGGCCCGGTCGCCGCCCGCTCGGGCCGGCCGCGGTTGCTGGTGCTCGGCCGGCTGGTCGAGCGCAAGGGCCAGGAGGACGCCGTCCGGGCGCTGGTCGCGGTGCCCGACGCCGAGCTGGTCGTCGTCGGCGGACCGCCCGCCGACCAGGTCGACCACGACCCCGAGGTGCAGCGGCTGCGCGGCATCGCCGAGGAGCTGGGCGTCGCCGACCGGCTGGTGTTCGCCGGCGCGGTCGCCCGGGCCGACGTGCCGGGCTGGATCCGCTCGGCCGACGTCGTCCTCGCGGTGCCCTGGTACGAGCCGTTCGGCATCACCCCGCTCGAGGCGATGGCCTGCGGCCGCCCGGTCGTGGCCACCGCCGTCGGCGGGCTGGTCGACAGCGTCGCCGACGGGGTCACCGGCGACCTGGTGCCGCCGCGCGACCCGGCCGCCCTGGGTGCGGCGCTCGCGTCGCTGCTCGCCGACGACGAGCGGCGGGCCGCCTACGGCGCCGCCGGCGTCCGGCGGGCCCGCACCCGCTACCGCTGGTCCCGCGTCGTCGCCGACACCGACGCCGTCTACCGCCAGGTGCTCGCTGCCCGCGCGCCCGTCCTGCTGGAGGAGTCCCGTTGA